A region from the Streptomyces tsukubensis genome encodes:
- a CDS encoding ectoine synthase, which yields MIVRNLDAVTTVDWGNGLSRRFLLEADGLGYSVTDTTVRAGTKSLLEYRRHLEACYCIEGSGEVVALDGTTHRITPGTLYALDQHDAHYLVADPDSDLRLVCVFSPALRGDERHSLDAATCSAY from the coding sequence ATGATCGTGCGAAACCTGGACGCCGTTACCACCGTCGACTGGGGCAACGGCCTGAGCCGCCGCTTCCTGCTGGAGGCCGACGGCCTCGGCTACTCCGTCACCGACACCACGGTGCGGGCCGGCACGAAGTCGCTGCTGGAGTACCGCCGCCATCTGGAGGCCTGCTACTGCATCGAGGGCTCCGGAGAAGTCGTCGCCCTGGACGGCACGACCCACCGCATCACCCCGGGCACCCTCTACGCGCTCGACCAGCACGACGCCCACTACCTCGTCGCCGACCCGGACAGCGATCTGCGTCTGGTGTGCGTGTTCTCGCCCGCCCTGCGGGGCGACGAGCGGCACAGCCTCGACGCCGCCACCTGCTCCGCCTACTGA
- a CDS encoding acyl-CoA dehydrogenase family protein, giving the protein MRIWDEEQLALREGMERWCSSLGAAPAHDTGETGFPFDAWKQVGSSGVMGLPFDPAHGGAGVDLPTTMFVLEALGRGCRDGGLSFSVATTLCSTGVPLQHFGTGAQKDRYLTRLCSGDLIGAHAISEPDTGSDALSMRTSAVRDGDHYVLNGSKSFVTNGPIADVVVVYARTRPQGGPLGITAFLVDTDTPGFSSGRPIKKMGLTSSPMSELYFDDCRVPADRVIGGAGRGYLLLEHVMKWEILCSFVINAGEMQHRFERCLEYARTRTQFGKPIGSFQAIAHKLVDMRIRLETARRWLYDTGERLAAGEDVTMDVAISKLLTSEANVASGLAAVQIFGGNGYTSEYGLDRELANAVGSTIYSGTTEIQYNRISSLLGL; this is encoded by the coding sequence ATGCGTATCTGGGACGAGGAACAGCTCGCACTGCGCGAGGGAATGGAACGGTGGTGCAGCAGTCTCGGCGCCGCCCCCGCACACGACACGGGCGAGACCGGGTTCCCGTTCGATGCGTGGAAACAGGTCGGCTCGTCGGGGGTGATGGGTCTGCCGTTCGACCCCGCCCACGGCGGTGCCGGCGTCGATCTGCCCACCACCATGTTCGTCCTGGAGGCCCTGGGCAGGGGGTGCCGCGACGGAGGGCTGAGCTTCTCCGTCGCCACCACCCTGTGCAGTACGGGGGTTCCCCTCCAGCACTTCGGGACCGGCGCACAGAAGGACCGCTATCTGACCCGGCTGTGCTCGGGCGATCTGATCGGCGCCCACGCCATCAGCGAGCCCGACACCGGGTCGGACGCCCTGAGCATGCGGACGAGCGCCGTCCGCGACGGGGACCACTATGTCCTCAACGGCAGCAAGAGCTTTGTGACCAACGGGCCGATCGCCGACGTGGTCGTCGTCTACGCCCGGACCCGGCCCCAGGGCGGGCCGCTCGGTATCACCGCCTTCCTGGTCGACACGGACACCCCCGGATTCTCCTCGGGCCGGCCGATCAAGAAGATGGGGCTGACGTCCTCGCCGATGAGCGAGCTGTACTTCGACGACTGCCGGGTGCCCGCCGACCGGGTCATCGGCGGCGCCGGGCGGGGATATCTGCTCCTCGAACACGTGATGAAGTGGGAGATCCTCTGCTCCTTCGTCATCAACGCCGGGGAGATGCAGCACCGGTTCGAGCGCTGCCTCGAATACGCCCGTACCCGGACGCAGTTCGGGAAGCCGATCGGCTCGTTCCAGGCGATCGCGCACAAGCTGGTCGATATGCGCATCCGGCTGGAGACGGCGCGCCGCTGGCTGTACGACACGGGCGAGCGGCTCGCGGCGGGTGAGGACGTCACGATGGACGTGGCCATCAGCAAGCTGCTGACCAGTGAGGCGAATGTGGCCTCGGGGCTGGCTGCCGTGCAGATCTTCGGCGGCAACGGCTATACGTCGGAGTACGGTCTGGACCGGGAGCTGGCCAACGCCGTGGGCAGCACGATCTATTCGGGCACGACGGAGATCCAGTACAACCGGATCTCGTCGCTGCTGGGGTTGTGA
- a CDS encoding phosphoribosylanthranilate isomerase gives MTVLLKVCGATSRRDVAVLGAAGADLIGLWHGVPGGPAELSAGRLAALAQACRTLEVTAARPAPEPVLVTFLPDPAAVLDAARAAGVRWLQLHGYQPPAVVAALKRGWPEVTVVKVLHISGDACAERPLLASYERAGTDVFLFDAVSEAGRVGSTGVTLDPGVVLDLAEATTQPFLLAGGISAANRPRYEKVTAHPRFVGVDVDTAARDAAGAFCADRIGGIRRQWRAVPEVEEVA, from the coding sequence GTGACCGTGCTGCTCAAGGTGTGCGGCGCCACCAGCCGCCGGGACGTCGCCGTGCTGGGGGCCGCTGGCGCCGACCTGATCGGCCTGTGGCACGGGGTGCCCGGCGGCCCGGCGGAGCTGTCCGCGGGCCGTCTGGCCGCCCTGGCGCAGGCGTGCCGCACGCTGGAGGTGACGGCGGCCCGGCCGGCGCCGGAGCCGGTGCTGGTCACGTTCCTGCCGGATCCGGCGGCCGTGCTGGACGCGGCCCGGGCCGCCGGGGTGCGGTGGCTGCAGCTGCACGGCTACCAGCCCCCGGCGGTGGTGGCGGCCCTCAAACGGGGCTGGCCCGAGGTGACCGTGGTCAAGGTCCTCCACATCAGCGGGGACGCCTGTGCCGAACGCCCGCTGCTGGCCTCCTACGAGCGGGCGGGGACCGATGTGTTCCTGTTCGACGCCGTGAGCGAGGCCGGGCGGGTCGGGAGCACCGGTGTCACCCTCGACCCCGGTGTGGTGCTGGACCTGGCGGAGGCGACGACGCAGCCGTTCCTGCTGGCCGGGGGTATTTCGGCCGCCAACCGGCCGCGGTACGAGAAGGTGACGGCCCATCCCCGTTTCGTCGGTGTCGATGTCGACACGGCGGCGCGGGATGCGGCGGGAGCGTTCTGTGCCGACCGTATCGGCGGTATCCGGCGGCAGTGGCGTGCCGTGCCCGAGGTGGAGGAGGTCGCCTGA
- a CDS encoding beta/alpha barrel domain-containing protein, with protein MGSPFIDALLGAARPVIMELKPRSADGEDLFRGRSPAEITARYEAAGAPCLSVVTGRWFGGDTELLAEVVRRTSLPVLQKDFITNLGQLRTAAGLGASAVLLTAAVLPGAALARLAEQALALGLTPFIEVASLAEAEALPPCEGCVVAVNNRDIRNRERGEADTDRSLRLLPAVRGTGTPCPVSASGIDDPEVAAGLLSASYAGLLVGTHLLRADRLESWCEALDRLRGVPPAPCRAG; from the coding sequence ATGGGATCACCGTTCATCGACGCCCTGCTGGGCGCCGCCCGTCCTGTGATCATGGAGCTGAAGCCGCGGTCGGCCGACGGCGAGGACCTGTTCCGGGGCCGGTCGCCGGCCGAGATCACGGCCCGCTACGAGGCCGCCGGTGCCCCGTGTCTTTCGGTGGTCACCGGCCGGTGGTTCGGGGGCGATACGGAGCTGCTGGCCGAGGTCGTCCGGCGTACCTCGCTGCCGGTGCTGCAGAAGGATTTCATCACCAATCTCGGGCAGCTGCGGACGGCCGCGGGTCTGGGGGCGTCCGCGGTGCTGCTCACGGCCGCGGTGCTGCCCGGGGCCGCGCTGGCGCGGCTGGCCGAACAGGCTCTCGCGCTGGGTCTCACCCCTTTCATCGAGGTGGCGAGCCTCGCCGAGGCCGAGGCCCTCCCGCCGTGCGAGGGGTGTGTGGTGGCCGTCAACAACCGGGACATCCGCAACCGCGAACGGGGGGAGGCCGATACGGACCGCAGCCTGCGGCTGCTGCCGGCCGTCCGGGGCACGGGGACGCCGTGTCCGGTCAGTGCCAGCGGTATCGACGATCCGGAGGTGGCTGCCGGGCTGCTCAGCGCCAGTTATGCCGGACTGCTGGTCGGGACCCACCTGCTGCGGGCAGACCGCCTTGAGTCATGGTGCGAGGCGCTGGACCGGCTGCGCGGCGTGCCGCCCGCGCCCTGTCGAGCGGGCTGA
- a CDS encoding AAA family ATPase produces the protein MDTEIDILGPMAVRRAGTVYHLQSAQARVALARLVLAGPEGVTREELADVIWPGALPPTWASALRTLVSRLRAFLAPMQTESANPVVKRGGRYVLALGQDTLVDVEDATRAVAAAHDALDAGNMTAATRLATRAADRLRSPFLSEHDGDWVAGWRERLSEHLVTALEIAARAAMGAGDHRRAALLAEEATDRAPARESAHRCLIAVREAMGNRGEALRAYQRLRRYLAEELGTDPSPATEAAFLALLGPSSPSGPPGRTPAARHRPAPFTGRRREMTALAGAWARAARGRRQFVLVTGETGIGKTRLLREAGATVAAEGGLLLVGRCDQDAVTPYQPLVEALDGYVAAAPDDVLAAVTPAFRGPLRLLLPSLGGPCPPAALPEQPILFAALTQLLRAAASERPCAVLIDDAHWADPQTVMLLRHLLRTTAGTRLCIVIAARNDLPVPDRQRAWAGLDEAMLPFEHVGEATEITVGGLDLAATTALVDELGITTAAGSPAHGPADNSAHRAHTRSGGNPFMLLEMLRHRAGPDAVPPAVARLVAAKQAAIGQDAGRLLQVAAVTGPSVAFDTMAGAAGLDVLAALDALESLLRTGILTEVTAAGSRHPDRPALYAFRHDVVRQAVGEQVSAARRRHVTSLQHRVPGTGHQLSRTGGERP, from the coding sequence ATGGACACAGAGATCGACATCCTGGGACCCATGGCCGTACGCCGCGCCGGCACCGTGTACCACCTCCAGAGCGCACAGGCCCGGGTGGCACTGGCACGCCTCGTCCTCGCCGGCCCCGAAGGAGTCACCCGCGAAGAACTCGCCGACGTCATATGGCCCGGAGCACTCCCGCCCACCTGGGCCTCCGCCCTGCGGACCCTGGTCAGCCGGCTCCGGGCCTTCCTGGCACCGATGCAGACCGAATCGGCCAACCCGGTGGTCAAAAGAGGCGGCCGCTACGTCCTCGCCCTGGGCCAGGACACCCTCGTCGACGTCGAGGACGCCACCCGTGCGGTCGCCGCCGCCCACGACGCACTCGACGCCGGCAACATGACCGCCGCCACCCGCCTCGCCACCCGCGCCGCGGACCGGCTGCGCTCCCCGTTCCTGTCCGAACACGACGGCGACTGGGTCGCCGGATGGCGCGAACGCCTCTCCGAACACCTCGTCACCGCCCTGGAGATCGCCGCCCGGGCCGCGATGGGCGCCGGAGACCACCGCCGCGCCGCCCTCCTCGCCGAAGAAGCCACCGACCGCGCCCCCGCCCGCGAAAGCGCCCACCGCTGCCTCATCGCCGTCCGCGAAGCCATGGGCAACCGCGGCGAAGCCCTGCGCGCCTACCAGCGACTGCGCCGCTACCTCGCCGAAGAACTGGGCACCGACCCCTCACCCGCGACCGAAGCCGCCTTCCTGGCCCTCCTCGGCCCCTCCTCACCCTCCGGCCCGCCCGGCCGCACCCCCGCCGCCCGCCACCGCCCGGCCCCCTTCACCGGACGCCGCCGCGAAATGACCGCACTGGCCGGCGCCTGGGCCCGGGCAGCCCGCGGCCGCCGCCAGTTCGTCCTGGTCACCGGCGAAACCGGGATCGGCAAGACCCGCCTGCTCAGAGAAGCCGGCGCCACCGTCGCCGCCGAAGGCGGACTGCTCCTCGTCGGCCGCTGCGACCAGGACGCCGTCACCCCCTACCAGCCCCTCGTCGAAGCACTCGACGGCTACGTCGCCGCCGCACCCGACGACGTCCTCGCCGCCGTCACCCCCGCCTTCCGCGGCCCCCTGCGCCTGCTGCTCCCCTCCCTCGGCGGCCCCTGCCCGCCCGCCGCGCTGCCCGAACAGCCCATCCTGTTCGCGGCCCTGACCCAGCTGCTGCGGGCCGCGGCGAGCGAACGGCCCTGCGCCGTCCTGATCGACGACGCCCACTGGGCCGACCCGCAGACGGTGATGCTCCTGCGGCACCTGCTGCGCACCACCGCCGGCACCCGGCTGTGCATCGTCATCGCCGCCAGGAACGACCTGCCGGTACCGGACCGGCAGCGGGCCTGGGCCGGCCTGGACGAGGCGATGCTCCCCTTCGAACACGTCGGCGAGGCAACCGAGATCACCGTCGGCGGCCTCGACCTCGCCGCCACCACCGCCCTCGTCGACGAACTCGGCATCACCACCGCGGCCGGCAGCCCCGCCCACGGCCCCGCCGACAATTCCGCCCACCGCGCCCACACCCGCAGCGGCGGAAACCCGTTCATGCTCCTGGAAATGCTGCGGCACCGGGCCGGCCCGGACGCGGTACCACCCGCCGTCGCCCGGCTGGTGGCCGCCAAACAGGCCGCCATCGGCCAGGACGCCGGCCGCCTGCTCCAAGTCGCCGCCGTCACCGGCCCCTCCGTCGCCTTCGACACCATGGCGGGCGCCGCCGGCCTCGACGTCCTCGCCGCCCTGGACGCCCTCGAATCACTGCTGAGAACCGGAATCCTCACCGAAGTGACCGCCGCGGGCTCCCGCCACCCCGACCGGCCGGCCCTCTACGCGTTCCGCCACGACGTCGTGCGCCAGGCCGTCGGTGAACAGGTCAGCGCCGCCCGCCGCCGCCACGTCACCTCCCTGCAGCACCGGGTGCCCGGCACCGGCCACCAGCTCTCCCGCACCGGAGGCGAACGCCCGTGA
- a CDS encoding phosphopantetheine-binding protein, with product MAVSRINVFDPDTPLQASGIDSLDLMEWVYDMQEQYPDLGVDESIVESIDDTVTFRGIHQQLLAVHRVAVAPATGGA from the coding sequence ATGGCTGTGAGCCGGATCAACGTCTTCGACCCCGATACCCCGCTGCAGGCTTCGGGGATCGACTCGCTGGACCTGATGGAGTGGGTCTACGACATGCAGGAGCAGTACCCGGATCTGGGGGTGGACGAGTCGATCGTCGAGAGCATCGACGACACCGTCACGTTCCGGGGGATCCACCAGCAGCTGCTGGCCGTTCACCGTGTTGCGGTCGCCCCGGCGACCGGCGGCGCGTGA
- a CDS encoding 3-oxoacyl-ACP synthase III family protein — MTAEPGVPGIGITGWGRYLPEGRLTNAELAARFGVDEEWIVQRTGIRERRVVGPGETTASLAVEAGRRALAKAGLRPDQISHLILASGTPEQLSPATSAFVQRELGTAGGAHDVNAECAGFAYGFVVAAGLMAIDPRPILLIGTDTHSLVVNPEDRDLGVLIGDGAGAVVLEPHDRSWLRSWDMGCDGSKVDSLRIPAGGSRMPASETTLREKLHYAQIKGNEIYLNAVRFTVGSVKRTLRSAGLAPQDIDHLLPHQANMRIVDSILEHSGVPRERLITNIEYYGNTGAASMPIALAEALDAGRIQRGDRVLFAAFGAGMVWLTALVEWGAGEPTGWDS; from the coding sequence GTGACCGCGGAGCCGGGGGTGCCGGGGATCGGCATCACCGGGTGGGGCAGGTATCTGCCGGAGGGCCGGCTGACCAATGCGGAGCTGGCCGCGCGGTTCGGTGTGGACGAAGAGTGGATCGTGCAGCGGACCGGGATCCGTGAGCGCCGGGTGGTGGGGCCGGGTGAGACCACCGCGTCGCTGGCGGTCGAGGCCGGCCGGCGGGCGCTGGCGAAGGCCGGGCTGCGGCCCGATCAGATCTCGCATCTCATTCTCGCCTCGGGCACGCCCGAGCAGTTGTCGCCGGCCACGTCGGCGTTTGTGCAGCGGGAGCTGGGCACGGCGGGCGGTGCGCACGATGTGAACGCCGAGTGCGCCGGGTTCGCCTACGGTTTCGTGGTCGCGGCCGGGCTGATGGCGATCGACCCCCGTCCGATCCTGCTGATCGGGACCGATACGCACTCTCTGGTGGTCAACCCGGAGGACCGGGACCTGGGGGTTCTGATCGGTGACGGGGCCGGGGCGGTCGTGCTGGAGCCCCATGACCGGAGCTGGCTGCGGTCGTGGGACATGGGGTGCGACGGCAGCAAGGTCGACAGTCTCAGGATCCCCGCCGGGGGCAGCCGGATGCCGGCGAGTGAGACGACGCTGCGGGAGAAGCTGCACTACGCGCAGATCAAGGGCAACGAGATCTATCTGAACGCGGTCCGTTTCACCGTGGGTTCGGTGAAGCGGACGCTGCGGTCGGCGGGGCTCGCACCGCAGGACATCGACCATCTGCTGCCGCATCAGGCGAATATGCGGATCGTCGACTCGATCCTGGAGCACAGCGGCGTGCCCCGGGAGCGGTTGATCACCAATATCGAGTACTACGGCAATACGGGGGCGGCGTCGATGCCGATCGCGCTGGCCGAGGCGCTCGACGCGGGCCGTATCCAGCGGGGCGACCGGGTGCTGTTCGCGGCGTTCGGCGCCGGCATGGTGTGGCTGACCGCGCTGGTCGAGTGGGGTGCGGGCGAGCCGACGGGGTGGGACTCATGA
- a CDS encoding 3-oxoacyl-ACP reductase family protein has protein sequence MTAPAPVRPVAAQRPEKPVALVTGASGGFGAAVAVELDRLGFRVALHYNSAEDGAREVAGRLVNDAVVVQADVGSWESVGAMHRRVVEELGEVDVLVSNAAVRKDALMMGQSPEVWGEVVRTNLMGTFHVCRAVLPSMMKRRWGRIVNVVSPSALVATSGQTAYAASKAGVIGLTRTLAVECGRRGVTVNAVSPGFMETRMTANATEKFRQNLAANLPVPRLTTPEEVAPAIGVFLDNDYVTGQVLSVDGGISLT, from the coding sequence ATGACCGCCCCCGCGCCCGTCCGCCCGGTGGCGGCGCAGCGCCCGGAGAAGCCGGTCGCCCTGGTGACCGGCGCGTCCGGGGGGTTCGGTGCGGCTGTGGCCGTGGAGCTGGACCGGCTCGGTTTCCGGGTCGCCCTGCACTACAACAGCGCCGAGGACGGTGCCCGTGAGGTCGCCGGGCGGCTGGTGAACGATGCGGTCGTCGTCCAGGCCGATGTGGGCAGCTGGGAGTCGGTCGGTGCGATGCACCGGCGGGTCGTCGAGGAGCTGGGCGAGGTCGACGTCCTCGTCAGCAACGCGGCGGTGCGCAAGGACGCGCTGATGATGGGTCAGTCGCCCGAGGTGTGGGGCGAGGTGGTCCGGACGAATCTGATGGGCACCTTCCATGTGTGCCGTGCCGTGCTGCCGTCGATGATGAAGCGGCGGTGGGGGCGGATCGTCAATGTGGTGTCGCCGTCGGCGCTGGTCGCCACGTCCGGGCAGACGGCCTATGCCGCGTCCAAAGCCGGGGTGATCGGGCTGACGCGCACCCTGGCCGTCGAGTGCGGGCGGCGCGGGGTGACGGTGAACGCCGTCTCGCCCGGGTTCATGGAGACCCGGATGACGGCGAACGCCACCGAGAAGTTCCGGCAGAACCTGGCCGCGAACCTGCCGGTGCCCCGGCTGACCACGCCCGAGGAGGTGGCGCCCGCCATCGGGGTCTTCCTGGACAACGACTACGTCACCGGCCAGGTGCTCAGTGTCGACGGCGGTATCTCCCTCACCTGA
- a CDS encoding acyltransferase domain-containing protein, with the protein MTVTGTVHGTARLLCWAGADRAGERAARASVAGALRAGTAVPPAVAGPVRGAVVVTAPERALADLAAAPVRQVAAGGPRPLALLLPGQGSQHEGMAAGLYRAEPVFRAAVDEVLQEWGAEGEAIRADWLGTGAGRGIPVDDGRRSQPLLFAVGHGLGRLLLSWGVVPAEVLGHSAGEVAAAALAGVFTPAQAAALVRDRVRAAAAVPPGGMLAVAASPGELGPYLSGQVAVAAVNAARRTMLAGPRAELAAVAARLARDGLRVRPVAATLPFHSPAMEPAAAAVERSFAARPGPARFPVRSGYTGRLLSAAEAGSARFWARQLTDPVRFGPALAALLEGGDRLLVECGPGRVLSSLAARQPAVQGGGSAVLSLLPGDRPDRVAVLEAAAALWLEGHHPAPGRLPGAVA; encoded by the coding sequence ATGACGGTCACCGGCACGGTGCACGGTACGGCCCGGCTGCTGTGCTGGGCGGGGGCGGACCGGGCGGGGGAACGTGCCGCCCGGGCCTCGGTCGCCGGCGCGCTGCGCGCCGGGACCGCCGTGCCCCCTGCGGTTGCGGGGCCGGTGCGCGGGGCGGTGGTCGTCACGGCGCCGGAGCGGGCCCTTGCGGATCTGGCGGCCGCCCCGGTGCGGCAGGTCGCGGCGGGCGGGCCCCGGCCCCTCGCCCTGCTGCTGCCCGGCCAGGGCTCCCAGCACGAGGGGATGGCGGCCGGGCTGTACCGGGCCGAGCCGGTGTTCCGGGCCGCTGTCGACGAGGTCCTGCAGGAGTGGGGGGCCGAGGGTGAGGCGATCCGCGCGGACTGGCTGGGGACCGGGGCGGGCCGGGGGATCCCGGTCGACGACGGGCGCCGCTCCCAGCCGCTGCTGTTCGCCGTCGGCCACGGGCTGGGCCGGCTGCTGCTGAGCTGGGGCGTGGTACCGGCCGAGGTGCTGGGGCACAGTGCGGGGGAGGTCGCGGCGGCGGCGCTGGCCGGGGTGTTCACCCCCGCGCAGGCCGCCGCGCTGGTACGGGACCGGGTGCGGGCGGCGGCCGCGGTGCCGCCCGGCGGGATGCTGGCCGTGGCCGCGTCCCCGGGTGAGCTCGGCCCGTATCTGTCCGGGCAGGTCGCGGTGGCGGCGGTGAACGCCGCGCGGCGGACCATGCTGGCCGGGCCGCGCGCCGAACTCGCCGCCGTGGCGGCCCGGCTCGCCCGTGACGGGCTGCGGGTGCGGCCGGTCGCGGCCACCCTTCCGTTCCACAGCCCGGCGATGGAGCCGGCCGCCGCGGCGGTCGAGCGGTCGTTCGCCGCCCGGCCCGGGCCGGCCCGGTTCCCCGTCCGGTCCGGCTACACCGGGCGGCTGTTGAGCGCCGCGGAGGCGGGTTCGGCGCGGTTCTGGGCCCGTCAGCTGACGGACCCCGTCCGCTTCGGCCCCGCGCTGGCGGCGCTGCTGGAGGGCGGGGACCGGCTGCTGGTGGAGTGCGGGCCCGGCCGGGTGCTGTCGTCCCTCGCCGCCCGGCAGCCCGCGGTGCAGGGCGGCGGCAGCGCGGTGCTGTCCCTGCTGCCGGGCGACCGGCCCGACCGGGTCGCGGTCCTGGAGGCTGCCGCGGCCCTGTGGCTGGAGGGCCACCATCCGGCACCCGGCCGTCTGCCGGGGGCGGTGGCCTGA
- a CDS encoding penicillin acylase family protein, with translation MRPTTRQVLALTCLGALLVGAAGPVPGSRPAREVVGLPGLDRPVRVTVDTWGVSHIRAENSDDLFFAQGYTAARDRLFQIDTWRRDGLGELSEVLGSAYVAQDTASRLFLYRGDMQKEWESYPAGTREIATEFAAGINAYIDWLADNPAAMPQEFQKLGYRPARWKPEDLVRIRTHALGDNLRNELARAQITCADGIGGTKAFRKLEPARTPEVPAGLAPCDLPADVLATYDLATAGVTFPTGTTTPPSPAPAPAADPFAGAAGGSNAWALAPGRTASGRPVLAADPHRASSGAPANRYLVHLSAPGINVIGAGEPWNPGVSFGHNGHIAFGLTNMPVDQNDLYVYELHPDDPTRYRYRDGWESFRTVQEDVAVKGAAPARASLGFTRHGPVVKVDEAKKRAYAVRSVWTEPGTSPYLGSLAFQRAKNFSEFTRGLAAWKTPGSHLVYADARGDIGWVPVGMVPRRTGAGYDGLLPVPGDGRYEWDGFHSQDEMPRTLNPEQGYFATANEYNFPPGHPVTPAYEWHPRFRKERLDEVLSATRNATVQDSLNLQTDQKSLFATRLVPYLRTLASDDPDTRKALDVLRGFDGVIAEGSSGAALFEIWSMAVLRPAWLKKVAPRSAGNPWYFAVPEAGLMLESFADPDRWFGPGGAAVRDRLLLDTLPAAFRILAGARGPDPAAWRWGDLQTHTFRHPLGGTFGPVPRGGSYQTVQYSAYNLLNLQQMVGPVFRMAVDVGDWDASRAVNAPGQSGDPTSPHYGDLHRLWAGNGTFPLVYTPSAVERNARKHLVLLPAGRQPT, from the coding sequence GTGCGCCCCACCACTCGCCAAGTCCTCGCCCTGACCTGTCTCGGCGCTCTGCTGGTCGGCGCCGCCGGGCCTGTTCCCGGCAGCCGGCCGGCCCGGGAGGTCGTGGGCCTGCCGGGCCTGGACCGGCCGGTCCGGGTCACCGTCGACACCTGGGGCGTCTCCCATATCCGGGCCGAGAACAGCGACGACCTGTTCTTCGCGCAGGGCTACACCGCGGCCCGCGACCGGCTCTTCCAGATCGACACCTGGCGGCGCGACGGGCTGGGCGAGCTCAGCGAGGTCCTCGGGTCCGCCTATGTCGCCCAGGACACCGCCTCCCGGCTCTTCCTCTACCGGGGCGATATGCAGAAGGAGTGGGAGAGCTACCCGGCCGGGACCCGGGAGATCGCCACCGAGTTCGCCGCCGGTATCAACGCCTATATCGACTGGCTGGCCGACAACCCCGCCGCGATGCCGCAGGAGTTCCAGAAGCTCGGCTACCGGCCGGCCCGCTGGAAACCCGAGGACCTCGTCCGGATCCGTACCCACGCCCTCGGCGACAACCTCCGCAACGAGCTGGCCCGCGCGCAGATCACCTGCGCGGACGGTATCGGTGGCACCAAGGCCTTCCGCAAGCTCGAACCGGCCCGCACGCCCGAGGTGCCCGCCGGGCTCGCGCCCTGCGACCTTCCCGCGGACGTGCTGGCGACCTACGATCTGGCGACCGCCGGTGTCACCTTCCCCACCGGCACCACCACACCCCCCTCCCCCGCGCCTGCGCCTGCGGCGGATCCGTTCGCCGGTGCCGCGGGCGGCAGCAACGCCTGGGCGCTCGCTCCCGGGCGTACCGCGTCGGGGCGGCCCGTCCTGGCCGCCGACCCGCACCGGGCCAGCTCCGGTGCCCCGGCCAACCGGTATCTGGTCCATCTCTCCGCGCCCGGGATCAACGTCATCGGCGCCGGGGAGCCGTGGAACCCCGGTGTGAGCTTCGGGCACAACGGGCACATCGCGTTCGGTCTCACCAACATGCCGGTCGACCAGAACGATCTGTACGTCTACGAGCTGCACCCCGACGATCCCACCCGCTACCGCTACCGCGACGGCTGGGAGTCGTTCCGCACCGTCCAGGAGGACGTCGCGGTCAAGGGCGCGGCCCCGGCGCGGGCCTCGCTGGGCTTCACCCGCCACGGCCCGGTCGTGAAGGTGGACGAGGCGAAGAAGCGGGCCTATGCGGTGCGTTCGGTGTGGACGGAGCCGGGCACCTCCCCCTATCTCGGCAGTCTCGCCTTCCAGCGGGCGAAGAACTTCTCCGAGTTCACCCGGGGTCTCGCGGCCTGGAAGACGCCCGGTTCGCATCTGGTGTACGCCGATGCCCGGGGCGATATCGGCTGGGTGCCGGTCGGCATGGTCCCGCGCCGTACGGGGGCGGGCTACGACGGTCTGCTGCCGGTGCCGGGTGACGGGCGCTACGAGTGGGACGGTTTCCACAGCCAGGACGAGATGCCCCGCACCCTCAACCCGGAGCAGGGCTACTTCGCCACGGCCAACGAGTACAACTTCCCGCCGGGCCATCCGGTGACCCCGGCCTACGAGTGGCATCCGCGGTTCCGCAAGGAGCGCCTGGACGAGGTCCTCTCGGCCACCCGGAACGCAACCGTGCAGGATTCGCTGAATCTGCAGACCGACCAGAAGTCGCTGTTCGCCACCCGGCTGGTGCCGTATCTGCGCACCCTGGCCTCGGACGATCCCGATACCCGCAAGGCGCTGGACGTGCTGCGCGGTTTCGACGGGGTGATTGCCGAGGGGTCCTCGGGTGCCGCACTGTTCGAGATCTGGAGCATGGCCGTCCTGCGGCCGGCGTGGCTGAAGAAGGTCGCGCCCCGCAGTGCGGGCAATCCGTGGTACTTCGCGGTCCCCGAGGCCGGTCTGATGCTGGAGTCGTTCGCCGATCCGGACCGGTGGTTCGGCCCGGGCGGCGCGGCGGTACGGGACAGGCTGCTGCTGGACACCCTGCCGGCCGCGTTCCGGATCCTGGCCGGCGCCCGCGGACCGGACCCCGCGGCCTGGCGCTGGGGCGATCTGCAGACCCATACCTTCCGCCATCCGCTGGGCGGCACCTTCGGCCCGGTACCGCGCGGCGGGTCGTACCAGACGGTGCAGTACTCCGCGTACAACCTGCTCAACCTCCAGCAGATGGTCGGCCCGGTGTTCCGGATGGCCGTGGACGTGGGCGACTGGGACGCCTCACGTGCCGTGAACGCGCCCGGACAGTCCGGCGATCCCACCAGCCCGCACTACGGCGATCTGCACCGGCTGTGGGCGGGCAACGGGACCTTCCCCCTCGTCTACACCCCAAGCGCAGTCGAGCGGAATGCCAGGAAGCACCTCGTGCTCCTGCCCGCCGGACGCCAACCCACCTAA